Within Hyla sarda isolate aHylSar1 unplaced genomic scaffold, aHylSar1.hap1 scaffold_2567, whole genome shotgun sequence, the genomic segment ctcctccatctttatccccctgtgttattcctcctcctccatctttatccccttgtgttattattattcctcctcctccatctttatccccttgtgttattattattcctcctcctccatctttatcccgttattattattcctcctcctccatctttatccccttgttattattcctcctcctcctccatctttatccccttgtgttattattattcctcctcctccatctttatccccctgtgttattcctcctcctccatctttatccccttgtgttattattattcctcctccatctttatccccttgtgttattattcctcctccatctttatccccttgtgttattattcctcctcctcctccatctttatccccttgtgttattcctcctcctccatctttatccccttgtgttattcctcctcctccatctttatccccttgtgttattcctcctcctccatctttatccccttgtgttattattcctcctccatctttatccccttgtgttattattcctcctcctccatctttatccccttgtgttattattcctcctcctccatctttatctctttgtgttattattcctcctcctccatctttatctccttgtgttattattcctcctccatctttatccccttgtgttattattcctcctcctcaatctttgtttttattcctcctcctcctcaatctTTATCCCCCTTTgttttatatcccccccccccgatccccatgggctaatatatataattttttttcatacaaACACCCTCCCTCCCTCCGTCCcagacacattttttattttttaccttccCCGGCCTCCTGCGGTCCAGTGTTGCCTGTTTGTTTGTGCAGCGCGTCCCATTCGACGGGGACGTATTGATGTCcgacgtcctcctgcgctgtgcggcacctctgctcaacgtcaggggaggtcacacgtctccctggcaaccacgcagctcattTACAGTAGCTCCAGCCGCACTACTGCACAGAGCTGCCGCGGCCATTTTCAGCTATACACTGACAAATACtgaccaatgcatggccggtatgtcAGCACATTGGTggcatacccctaggggtacgtgtACCACCGGTTGAGAAGCCCTGCTATTGAGGGTCACATGGTGGAGCGCCCCCTATCTTCACTGCTGTGACTGGGCTCAATGTGTGTCTTTATGTGTCCCTGAGGTCTTGTGTAAGTAAGTGCCCCCCATGCTGACGTCTCCTGCCTTCTACCCACAGGACAGAACGAGACGCCACGGCCTGGTCCACGGATAAGCTGAAGGAGCTGTTCATGGCGGTCAGTGTGCAGGGGGAGGAGGGGCGCTGCGAGGTGACGGAGGTCAGCAAGCTGGATGGGGAGGCGTCAATCAACAACCGCAAGGGCAAACTCATCTTCTTCTATGAGTGGGACGTGAAGCTGAACTGGACGGGTGAGTGGGGGGCGCGGAGCCCGACTGCTAGAAGACCACCCAGGGTGCCCACCTCTGCACATGTGACTATAAAGGATCTCCCTGTCAGGGGTCCCCAACCAATGGGAGACTTCTCCTTAGATGACTGTGTGTCACATGACTGCCGGGTGCTCTGGGTGTGTGTCACATGACtgccgtgtgtgtgtgtcacatgacTGCCgggtgctctgtgtgtgtgtgtgtgtcgcatGATTACCGggcgctctgtgtgtgtgtcacatgatTACCGggcgctctgtgtgtgtgtcacatgatTGCCGggcgctctgtgtgtgtgtgtgtgtgtgtgtcacatgatTGCCGggcgctctgtgtgtgtgtgtgtcacatgatTGCCGggcgctctgtgtgtgtgtgtgtcacatgatTGCTgggcgctgtgtgtgtgtgtgtgtgtgtgtgtgtgtgtcacatgatTGCCGGGCTCCTCGATTTGtcgttacactttttttttttttttttttttctttcaggacATTCCACATCGGGGGTGAAGTACAAAGGTCATGTGGAGATCCCGAACCTCTCAGACGAGAATGACCCCAGTGAGGTTGAGGTGAGCACCGCGCCATTTTCTGTCATTGCTGTTATAAAGGGTCTATGGGGCGGCAGCCAACACTGTGTAGAGTGGTagtccagggcgcctccagctgttgcaatgatCTCCTGTAGGGTCCAGCTGTCACCACTAGACTGAGCTCCGGCTGAAGGATGCAGAGTGGGCGCCCGCAGTGATCTGATACCAGGGTGAACAGGTTTTATATAGCgctggcagtgacatcacagtccaGAGTGTCACATGTAGGTGTATAATGACGCCCTTGAAATAGTGGAGCGGGGGTGACTGATGGAGCTGGGGAGGATGGGGGTGGATGAGTATGGGGGATTTCGGGGAGCCTCTGTATAATTGCGCTGACTCTGACCTGTCTGAGAGGACCGTGCGGGTCGACACGATGTCAGTCAGCACATGGCTCAGAAGACCACTCAGATTTTGATCCCTGGAGAAAT encodes:
- the AHSA1 gene encoding activator of 90 kDa heat shock protein ATPase homolog 1 produces the protein MAKWGEGDPRWIVEQRADATNVNNWHWTERDATAWSTDKLKELFMAVSVQGEEGRCEVTEVSKLDGEASINNRKGKLIFFYEWDVKLNWTGHSTSGVKYKGHVEIPNLSDENDPSEVEVSTAPFSVIAVIKGLWGGSQHCVEW